A part of Periophthalmus magnuspinnatus isolate fPerMag1 chromosome 14, fPerMag1.2.pri, whole genome shotgun sequence genomic DNA contains:
- the lrrc32 gene encoding transforming growth factor beta activator LRRC32, producing the protein MALAVLLFLLCCELTDSRPSRPVPSSCTVIQMKVFCSDLALHSAPQDLPQDIHTLDLSCNQLQNLSQESLAFHTNLHHLNLHGNKIHFIQPGLFAGMTQLKILDLSRNHLNAFAVHKTQIGPLGTIESLDLSSNGLYTGMTDYFLNDSPLLVNLSLSGNSITKISSDAFRGSLSLRNVNLHNNVIMEIEDGAFDLLDHLSDLDLSKNSINCITDFNLYNLRSLNLSQNSLETFQSSPSDEIYQLLSLDLSQNKLPLLPLIPRKNKLEYLDISRNQIQGVNVTGSYSGQIFFLCTCLVPAPSLTKHHTCFYHLRYLDMSYNNFQSLPESLFYTMMSLEVLNVSNNCITSFSLSRDLLPKVRILNLSENFLQTFQITPETLPSLEELYLNRNSLTTLGFQTFKSLPNLRVLHLQENNIHICPHNILDNSESCVSFESIPNLEYLDLSENNLQRIPSGAFRNTPLKHLDLSLNPGLVLHRDSFSGLENSLVHLFLKENNITALNSDLSLLTNLKYVDLSTNQLTTLPMWNRESSIESLNLQNNNLVTLDYSTVLALERSLKTLYVGSNPLSCCSNLPFLNMLQHSAVVVPDIEAVTCVYLEDSEPVNIEKVTQEMCENLQNGSVNVIMIVVVALVLIIMLILLIKCCQSRKRKRNRSYRA; encoded by the coding sequence ATCCAGATGAAGGTGTTCTGCAGTGACTTGGCCCTCCACAGCGCTCCCCAGGACCTTCCTCAGGACATTCACACCTTGGACCTATCGTGCAACCAGCTGCAGAACCTCAGCCAGGAGAGCCTTGCTTTCCACACCAACCTGCACCACCTCAACCTCCACGGCAACAAGATTCACTTCATCCAGCCTGGCCTATTTGCGGGCATGACCCAGCTCAAAATCCTGGATCTATCCCGCAATCACCTTAATGCCTTCGCCGTACACAAAACCCAAATCGGACCCCTCGGTACTATCGAGTCATTGGATCTATCTAGCAATGGATTATACACTGGTATGACAGACTATTTCCTGAATGACTCTCCATTGTTGGTCAATCTTTCTCTAAGTGGTAACAGCATCACAAAAATATCCAGTGATGCCTTCCGAGGATCCTTATCTTTAAGGAACGTCAACCTTCACAACAATGTCATCATGGAGATTGAAGATGGTGCCTTTGACCTGCTGGACCACTTATCAGATCTTGACTTGTCCAAGAATTCCATCAACTGCATCACAGACTTCAACCTTTACAACCTAAGGAGCCTCAACCTTAGCCAAAACAGCTTAGAAACCTTCCAGAGCTCACCATCCGATGAGATCTATCAACTGCTTTCCCTCGACTTGAGCCAAAACAAACTGCCACTTCTACCACTGATTCCCAGAAAGAACAAGCTGGAATATTTAGACATATCTCGAAATCAAATTCAAGGCGTTAATGTCACAGGAAGTTACAGTGGACAGATTTTCTTCCTGTGTACATGCCTAGTTCCAGCTCCCAGTTTAACCAAGCACCACACATGTTTCTATCACTTACGATACCTGGATATGAGCTACAATAACTTCCAAAGCTTACCTGAATCTCTTTTCTACACAATGATGTCACTGGAAGTCCTGAATGTTAGCAACAACTGTATAAcatctttctccctttctcgcGATCTTTTGCCCAAAGTTCGCATTCTTAACCTTAGTGAAAACTTCTTACAAACATTTCAGATTACCCCAGAAACCCTACCGTCACTTGAAGAACTGTATCTGAACAGAAATAGTCTTACCACCTTGGGTTTTCAGACCTTCAAGAGTCTCCCCAATCTCAGGGTACTACACCTCCAGGAGAACAATATCCACATTTGCCCACACAACATCTTAGACAATTCTGAATCTTGTGTTTCATTTGAGTCCATTCCCAATTTGGAGTATCTCGACCTTTCGGAAAACAACCTTCAGAGAATTCCATCCGGCGCTTTCAGGAACACTCCCCTAAAGCATCTAGATCTTTCCCTCaaccctggtttggtcttgcATCGAGACTCCTTTTCTGGACTGGAGAACTCTTTGGTACATCTCTTTTTGAAGGAAAACAACATAACTGCACTAAATTCTGACTTGTCTTTGCTTACAAACTTGAAGTACGTAGATTTGTCCACCAACCAACTCACCACTCTCCCCATGTGGAACCGGGAATCCTCCATTGAGTCCCTGAACCTTCAGAACAACAACCTGGTGACTTTAGACTACAGCACAGTTCTTGCTTTGGAACGTTCTCTGAAGACCCTTTACGTGGGCTCCAACCCTCTCAGCTGCTGTTCCAATCTACCGTTCCTAAACATGCTCCAGCACTCGGCCGTGGTGGTGCCAGACATCGAAGCCGTCACCTGCGTCTACCTGGAGGACTCAGAGCCTGTGAACATTGAGAAGGTGACCCAGGAAATGTGCGAAAACCTTCAGAACGGAAGCGTCAACGTGATCATGATAGTGGTGGTCGCGCTGGTGCTAATCATCATGCTAATACTGCTGATTAAGTGCTGCCAGTCAAGGAAGCGCAAGAGGAATCGGAGTTACAGGGCGTAG